The following are encoded together in the Arcobacter aquimarinus genome:
- the tatB gene encoding Sec-independent protein translocase protein TatB gives MFGMGFMEIFLIAIVAIIALGPDKLPTAMVEIAKFINKFKNGLADAKTTLDNELNISEMKAEANKFKSQIEETKASLSMDSKVDLGLNDILNDDIKSSTNEKTIEKELVEEKKSEKVSFKKEDKFKVKLDEKKEDNA, from the coding sequence ATGTTTGGAATGGGCTTTATGGAAATTTTTTTAATTGCAATAGTTGCAATTATTGCATTAGGACCTGATAAACTACCTACAGCTATGGTTGAGATAGCAAAATTTATCAATAAATTTAAAAATGGACTTGCAGATGCAAAGACAACCTTGGATAATGAATTAAATATTTCAGAAATGAAAGCTGAAGCTAATAAATTTAAATCACAAATTGAAGAAACAAAAGCTTCTTTATCAATGGATTCAAAAGTAGATTTAGGATTAAATGATATTCTAAATGATGATATAAAATCATCTACAAATGAAAAAACAATTGAGAAAGAGCTTGTTGAAGAAAAAAAGAGTGAAAAAGTATCTTTCAAAAAAGAGGATAAATTCAAAGTAAAATTAGATGAAAAAAAAGAGGATAATGCTTAA
- a CDS encoding 3'-5' exonuclease, which produces MAYYVLFDTETTGNQEEDKIIQFGAMIVDQKGKIEAFDELCSTDIDIKLEAMEVHNITPNLLLGKPKATQTNFYKRLEELNSNENYLIAHNISFDLGMIKKEGFINQYQIIDTLRCAKHLFPELPYHRLQYIRYALELYKVEEIEAAKHNITIKAHDAIGDVLVMKLFLTKLVGKCREIYPDYNPIEKLVDLTKTPVFIKTFRFGKYKGKDIEEVATLDSNYLNWMRTSMNDLDEDMKYTLDKVLKS; this is translated from the coding sequence ATGGCATATTACGTTTTATTTGATACAGAAACAACAGGAAATCAAGAAGAAGATAAAATTATTCAATTTGGTGCAATGATTGTTGATCAAAAAGGAAAAATTGAAGCTTTTGATGAGTTGTGTTCAACTGATATTGATATAAAACTTGAAGCTATGGAAGTTCATAATATTACTCCTAATTTATTACTTGGAAAACCAAAGGCAACCCAAACAAATTTTTATAAAAGATTAGAAGAGTTAAATTCAAATGAAAACTATTTAATTGCTCATAATATCTCTTTTGATTTAGGAATGATAAAAAAAGAGGGATTTATAAACCAATATCAAATAATTGATACTTTGAGATGTGCAAAACATTTATTTCCAGAACTTCCTTATCATAGACTTCAATATATAAGATATGCTCTTGAACTTTACAAAGTTGAAGAAATAGAAGCAGCAAAACATAATATAACCATAAAAGCTCATGATGCAATCGGTGATGTGCTTGTAATGAAACTATTTTTAACAAAACTTGTAGGTAAATGTAGAGAAATTTATCCTGATTATAATCCAATAGAAAAACTTGTAGATTTAACAAAAACTCCTGTATTTATCAAAACTTTTAGATTTGGAAAATATAAAGGGAAAGATATTGAAGAAGTAGCTACTTTAGACAGTAACTATCTTAATTGGATGAGAACATCTATGAATGATTTAGACGAAGATATGAAATATACATTAGATAAGGTTTTAAAATCTTAA
- a CDS encoding ComEC/Rec2 family competence protein produces the protein MPISKELRDICTNYGINHLIALSGFHLVVLSFIIYWIFYYPYSFFHQKYFPYRNKKYDLLIITIFLLFFYLLLTGIVPSLLRAFVMFCLGIFLLRSNIKIFSFETLFFTFLIVIALFPKYLFSLGFWFSIMAVFYIFLYIKYFTFKNKIFHLIFFNSWMFLIFNPIVHFYFPATSYVQFLSIIITIFFTIFYPFEIVAHIFDFAIYFDEYIRYFLEYKMYVYEVKTPFYFFIIFIIFSFLSIFYKKGFYILNVLMILFNLFLYLRF, from the coding sequence ATTCCTATTTCAAAAGAGTTAAGAGATATTTGTACAAACTATGGAATTAATCACTTAATAGCTCTAAGTGGTTTTCATTTAGTTGTTTTATCTTTTATTATTTATTGGATTTTTTATTATCCATACTCTTTTTTTCATCAAAAATATTTTCCATATCGCAATAAAAAATATGATTTATTGATTATTACTATATTTTTACTTTTCTTTTATTTACTTTTAACAGGAATAGTTCCTTCTTTATTAAGGGCATTTGTGATGTTTTGTTTAGGAATTTTTCTTTTACGTTCAAATATAAAAATATTTTCTTTCGAAACTCTGTTTTTTACTTTTTTAATTGTTATAGCACTTTTCCCTAAATATTTATTTTCATTGGGTTTTTGGTTTTCAATAATGGCTGTTTTTTATATCTTTTTGTATATTAAATATTTTACTTTCAAGAATAAAATATTTCATCTTATTTTTTTTAATAGTTGGATGTTTTTGATTTTTAATCCAATAGTACATTTTTATTTTCCAGCAACTTCTTATGTGCAATTTTTGTCAATAATAATTACTATATTTTTTACAATTTTTTATCCATTTGAAATAGTTGCTCATATTTTTGATTTTGCAATATATTTTGATGAGTATATTAGATATTTTTTAGAGTACAAAATGTATGTTTATGAAGTAAAAACACCCTTTTATTTTTTTATTATTTTTATAATTTTTTCTTTTTTATCAATATTTTATAAAAAGGGTTTTTATATTTTGAATGTTTTGATGATTTTATTTAATCTGTTTTTATATTTAAGATTTTAA
- the tatC gene encoding twin-arginine translocase subunit TatC encodes MFEDLKPHIADLRKRLVISSLTVIAMFFVCFAFYEPILSWMMIPVKTILPENSHMVAVEIQETFFTALKVAFFGGFVISLPVIFWQLWLFLAPGLYDHEKKLVIPFVFFATLMFLIGASFAYYIVVPVGFEFLVNFGSAVVTVLPSIGKYVGFFTKLLIGFGIAFELPVITFFLAKIGLVDDRMLKNFFRYAIILIFILSALLTPPDVISQLLMAAPLTLLYGISIYIAKVFNPAPKEEEEE; translated from the coding sequence ATGTTTGAAGATTTAAAACCACATATAGCAGATTTGAGAAAAAGATTAGTTATTTCAAGTTTAACTGTTATTGCTATGTTTTTTGTATGTTTTGCTTTTTATGAACCAATTCTTAGTTGGATGATGATTCCTGTTAAAACTATTTTGCCTGAAAATTCTCACATGGTTGCTGTTGAAATCCAAGAGACATTTTTCACAGCTTTAAAAGTTGCATTTTTTGGTGGTTTTGTTATATCTTTACCTGTTATATTTTGGCAATTATGGTTGTTTTTAGCACCTGGACTTTATGACCACGAAAAAAAGCTTGTAATTCCTTTCGTATTTTTTGCAACACTTATGTTCTTAATTGGGGCATCTTTTGCTTATTATATAGTTGTTCCTGTAGGATTCGAATTTTTAGTAAATTTTGGTTCTGCCGTTGTTACAGTATTACCAAGTATTGGTAAGTATGTTGGGTTTTTCACAAAACTTTTAATTGGTTTTGGAATTGCTTTTGAGTTACCAGTTATAACATTTTTCCTTGCAAAAATAGGACTTGTTGATGATAGAATGTTAAAAAACTTTTTTAGATATGCAATAATTCTTATTTTTATTCTTTCAGCACTTTTAACTCCTCCAGATGTTATTAGTCAATTATTAATGGCTGCACCATTAACTTTACTTTATGGTATTTCTATTTACATAGCAAAAGTATTTAATCCAGCTCCAAAAGAAGAAGAGGAAGAGTAA
- the queA gene encoding tRNA preQ1(34) S-adenosylmethionine ribosyltransferase-isomerase QueA produces the protein MLDPLKTSSYDYDLPKELIATHPVSPADSARLLVYDRKTNKITHSTFKNLMDFLPDDLSIFLNDTKVIKARIFGTKETGGKIELLLNKPLFMDRYLVMIGGKVKVGTKLFFDENLTALVLEINEDGSRVVEFFQNDKKLDFLEVVEILNKIGHLPLPPYMNRADEKKDEQDYQTLFAKNYGAVAAPTASLHFTPELLEKINNKYNVNYLTLHVGAGTFKPVDAEDILNHPMHSEYFEIGIDAKKALDNASKVLAVGTTVTRTVEYYVRTNKIQGECDLFLNPANKPIKVDCLLTNFHLPKSTLIMLIASFVGLEKTLEIYHEAIKEKYRFYSYGDGMLIL, from the coding sequence TTGCTAGATCCATTAAAAACTTCAAGTTATGACTATGATTTACCAAAAGAATTAATTGCAACCCATCCAGTAAGTCCAGCTGATTCCGCTAGGCTTTTGGTCTATGATAGAAAAACAAACAAAATCACTCATTCAACTTTTAAAAATCTTATGGATTTTTTACCTGATGATTTATCTATATTTTTAAATGACACAAAAGTTATAAAAGCTAGAATTTTTGGTACAAAAGAAACTGGTGGAAAAATAGAATTATTACTTAATAAACCATTATTTATGGATAGATATTTAGTAATGATCGGTGGAAAAGTAAAAGTAGGAACAAAACTATTTTTTGATGAGAATTTAACAGCTTTAGTTTTAGAAATCAATGAAGATGGTAGTCGTGTAGTGGAGTTTTTTCAAAATGATAAAAAACTTGATTTTTTAGAAGTTGTGGAAATTTTAAATAAAATAGGTCATCTTCCTCTTCCTCCTTATATGAATAGAGCTGATGAAAAAAAAGATGAACAAGATTACCAAACTTTATTTGCTAAAAATTATGGAGCAGTAGCAGCTCCTACAGCATCACTACATTTTACACCTGAACTTCTAGAAAAGATAAATAATAAATATAATGTAAATTATCTAACACTTCATGTGGGAGCTGGAACTTTTAAACCAGTTGATGCTGAAGATATTTTAAATCATCCAATGCATAGTGAATATTTTGAAATAGGAATAGATGCAAAAAAAGCTTTAGATAATGCCTCAAAAGTTTTAGCTGTTGGAACTACAGTAACAAGAACAGTTGAGTATTATGTAAGAACAAACAAAATACAAGGTGAATGTGATTTGTTTTTAAATCCAGCAAATAAACCTATAAAAGTTGATTGCTTACTTACAAACTTTCACTTACCAAAATCTACACTTATAATGTTAATAGCATCATTTGTGGGATTAGAAAAAACACTTGAAATTTACCACGAAGCCATAAAAGAAAAATATAGATTTTACTCTTATGGTGATGGTATGTTGATACTTTAA